A stretch of the Streptomyces sp. WMMB303 genome encodes the following:
- a CDS encoding ATP-binding protein, with protein sequence MTSQLPPRETDHYTQLPDAAVVTTRALLAARENIADTIEARAMMCLHGPAGVGKTLAANVCLRELQAAQGEEVCRITFRARPTARAVRHELFAALGLPGDPPRHPSEFDRLLLDSLASQPRTLVVDEAQWLNQETFEYFRFAWDNPYTQIAIIFAGGEGAHSVLRKEPMLSSRIFIWQHLKKLTVAEVQQVIPL encoded by the coding sequence ATGACCAGCCAGCTGCCCCCACGGGAGACCGACCACTACACACAGCTCCCCGACGCTGCGGTCGTGACCACCCGCGCCCTGCTGGCTGCCAGGGAGAACATCGCTGACACGATCGAGGCCAGGGCGATGATGTGCCTCCACGGTCCGGCCGGTGTCGGCAAGACCCTCGCTGCCAATGTCTGCCTGCGCGAACTCCAAGCCGCTCAGGGTGAGGAAGTCTGCAGGATCACCTTCCGCGCCCGTCCCACTGCCCGCGCGGTACGGCACGAACTCTTCGCCGCGCTCGGCCTGCCAGGAGACCCCCCGCGCCACCCGTCCGAATTCGACCGACTCCTGCTGGACTCTCTCGCTTCGCAGCCGCGCACACTCGTCGTCGACGAAGCGCAATGGCTCAATCAGGAAACCTTCGAGTACTTCCGGTTCGCCTGGGACAACCCCTATACGCAGATCGCGATCATTTTCGCCGGAGGCGAGGGCGCGCACAGCGTGCTGCGGAAAGAACCAATGCTCTCCTCCCGCATCTTCATCTGGCAGCACCTCAAAAAGCTCACAGTGGCGGAAGTCCAACAGGTCATCCCGCTGTAA